In Streptomyces sp. NBC_01551, one DNA window encodes the following:
- a CDS encoding sensor histidine kinase has product MHTDTQPEVPRTAPNYGPDSGSRWFGLWDGYFAVSYLVTVMLLFTSTESQAHRALAIGALTLIVPWYAGLGRRLMVHRTSGRRNIVFSAGLLLLFASSSMLDLAGSFALFAVVPMLMMSLSVPPAIVLVVLANLWPVTVVWLRGGEFDPHILSVLPISLLGIGVSVLLGLWITRVVRQSTDRGELINELRRSREREARLSHQAGISAERERLAREIHDTLAQSLTSIISLVQAAESEVVDNPERARSRLGLAGRVAQDSLAEARGFVSALTPPSLRESSLVQAVRRQADLLMEETGLAVRCTARGEEQPLPMAVSVVLLRSAQEAFANVRKHATDARRVEVLVAYAPEAVRLVVRDDGAGFRTADALRDQEPGDGAREREPDGERNGFGLRGMRARVEEIGGMAQVSSSPGAGTVIEVTVPLAPVEQGSADE; this is encoded by the coding sequence GTGCACACAGACACTCAGCCGGAAGTCCCGCGGACGGCCCCGAACTACGGCCCCGACTCGGGGAGCCGCTGGTTCGGTCTGTGGGACGGCTATTTCGCCGTCTCCTACCTCGTCACCGTCATGCTGCTGTTCACCTCGACGGAAAGCCAGGCCCACCGGGCCCTCGCGATCGGTGCGCTGACGCTGATCGTGCCCTGGTACGCGGGGCTCGGCCGGAGGTTGATGGTCCATCGGACGTCGGGCCGGCGGAACATCGTCTTCTCCGCCGGGCTCCTGCTGTTGTTCGCCTCGTCCAGCATGCTCGATCTCGCGGGTTCCTTCGCGTTGTTCGCGGTGGTCCCCATGCTCATGATGAGCCTGTCGGTGCCGCCGGCGATCGTGCTGGTCGTGCTGGCCAACCTGTGGCCGGTGACGGTGGTGTGGCTGCGGGGCGGGGAGTTCGATCCGCACATCCTGTCGGTGCTGCCCATCTCGCTGCTGGGCATCGGCGTGTCCGTCCTGCTCGGCCTGTGGATCACCCGGGTGGTGCGGCAGAGCACCGACCGGGGCGAGCTGATCAACGAGTTGCGGCGCAGCCGGGAGCGTGAGGCCCGGCTGTCGCACCAGGCCGGCATCTCGGCCGAGCGGGAGCGGCTGGCCCGCGAGATCCACGACACCCTGGCACAGAGCCTGACCAGCATCATCAGCCTGGTGCAGGCGGCCGAGTCGGAGGTGGTGGACAACCCCGAGCGGGCCCGCAGCCGACTCGGGCTGGCCGGGCGGGTCGCCCAGGACAGCCTGGCCGAGGCCCGCGGTTTCGTCTCGGCGCTCACCCCGCCGTCACTGCGGGAGAGCTCGCTGGTGCAGGCCGTGCGCCGGCAGGCCGACCTGCTGATGGAGGAGACGGGCCTGGCGGTGCGGTGCACGGCCCGCGGCGAGGAGCAGCCGCTGCCGATGGCGGTCAGCGTGGTGCTGCTGCGCTCGGCGCAGGAGGCGTTCGCCAATGTGCGCAAGCACGCGACGGACGCCCGTAGGGTGGAAGTGCTGGTGGCGTACGCGCCGGAGGCGGTGCGGCTCGTGGTACGTGACGACGGCGCGGGTTTCCGGACCGCCGACGCGCTGCGGGACCAGGAGCCGGGGGACGGCGCGCGGGAGCGCGAGCCGGACGGCGAGCGGAACGGTTTCGGGCTGCGCGGGATGCGCGCCCGGGTGGAGGAGATCGGCGGAATGGCACAGGTCAGCAGTAGCCCGGGGGCGGGCACGGTCATCGAGGTGACGGTGCCGCTGGCCCCGGTGGAGCAGGGGTCGGCCGATGAGTGA
- a CDS encoding PH domain-containing protein, with protein sequence MLDNQELRLRPPRNRVESRAIGWWTLQSSLFALPLPLVFGVLWLTISPARFVFGPLFLVALVPGLLYMAIMPIWRYRVHRWEMTDEAVYAASGWLWQRWRVVPLSRVQTVDMLRGPLQQLFSLSGITVTSASSAGAVKIKGLDHRTATELVEQLTRSTQAVPGDAT encoded by the coding sequence GTGCTAGACAACCAAGAACTGAGGCTCCGGCCGCCTCGCAACCGGGTCGAGAGCCGCGCCATCGGCTGGTGGACCCTCCAGTCGTCCCTCTTCGCCCTGCCTCTCCCGCTCGTGTTCGGCGTGCTCTGGCTCACCATCTCGCCGGCGCGCTTCGTCTTCGGGCCCCTCTTCCTCGTCGCGCTCGTCCCCGGCCTCCTCTACATGGCCATCATGCCCATCTGGCGCTACCGGGTGCACCGCTGGGAGATGACCGACGAAGCCGTCTACGCCGCGTCCGGATGGCTCTGGCAGCGGTGGCGCGTGGTCCCCCTGTCCCGCGTCCAGACCGTCGACATGCTCCGCGGCCCGCTCCAGCAGCTGTTCAGCCTCTCCGGGATCACCGTCACCAGCGCCTCCTCCGCCGGCGCCGTGAAGATCAAGGGACTGGACCACCGGACCGCCACCGAACTCGTGGAGCAGCTGACCCGGTCCACCCAGGCCGTACCGGGAGACGCCACGTGA
- a CDS encoding PH domain-containing protein produces MTPDTAVRHQDPADSDAWGRLNPRLFLVNLSVVATPLATFGATTVITGGEINLQVLITFASFLITCLVISGISTMRLVTTRYRVTEDRVELHKGWFFRSERSIPVDRIRSADLTANPLHRIFGLTSLKIATGDQASSGGGLSLDGLSIRDADALRRKLSELRHARQGLAVSDPEDDDTLAELDWAWLRYAPLTLWGVGGVFIAVGSVYRTLHEMKIDPLELGIVKDIEDRFGSVPLWYGILVTLLVIVVIGVAGSTATFIEGWGGYRLDRPETGLLRVRRGLLITRSVSIEERRLRGAEVAEPLLLRWAGGARLKAVASGLGNEDENSSRSRLTPPVPLALARRIAADVLGESVSPTTAAQLAPHPRAALRRRINRALTWSVLLAAPFVGLGLWLTPVLVHTGWITAVVLFAVGVAFAFDAYRNLGHAVHGPYLVTRAGTFTRRTAAVQRDGIIGWSITRSVFQRRAGLLTLGAATAVGNGVYKVRDVRISEGLAFAEETVPGLLAPFIERVPAGR; encoded by the coding sequence GTGACACCGGACACCGCGGTACGACACCAGGACCCCGCCGACAGCGACGCGTGGGGGCGGCTCAACCCCCGCCTGTTCCTCGTCAACCTGAGCGTGGTGGCCACGCCGCTGGCCACCTTCGGTGCCACCACCGTCATCACCGGCGGCGAGATCAACCTCCAGGTCCTGATCACCTTCGCCTCGTTCCTCATCACCTGCCTCGTCATCTCCGGCATCAGCACGATGCGCCTCGTCACCACCCGCTACCGCGTCACCGAGGACCGGGTGGAGCTCCACAAGGGATGGTTCTTCCGCAGCGAGCGCTCGATCCCCGTCGACCGCATCCGCAGCGCCGACCTGACCGCCAACCCCCTCCACCGGATCTTCGGCCTCACCTCCCTGAAGATCGCCACCGGCGACCAGGCCTCCTCCGGCGGCGGCCTGTCCCTGGACGGCCTCAGCATCCGTGACGCCGACGCGCTGCGCCGGAAGCTGAGCGAGCTGCGCCACGCCCGTCAGGGCCTGGCCGTCAGCGACCCCGAGGACGACGACACTCTCGCCGAACTCGACTGGGCGTGGCTGCGGTACGCCCCGCTGACCCTCTGGGGCGTCGGCGGTGTCTTCATCGCCGTCGGCAGCGTCTACCGCACGCTGCACGAGATGAAGATCGACCCCCTGGAACTCGGCATCGTCAAGGACATCGAGGACCGCTTCGGCTCCGTACCGCTCTGGTACGGCATCCTCGTGACCCTCCTCGTCATCGTCGTGATCGGCGTCGCCGGATCGACCGCCACCTTCATAGAGGGCTGGGGCGGCTACCGCCTCGACCGCCCGGAGACCGGCCTGCTCCGCGTCCGCCGCGGCCTGCTGATCACCCGCTCCGTCAGCATCGAGGAACGGCGGCTGCGCGGCGCCGAGGTGGCCGAACCCCTGCTGCTGCGCTGGGCCGGGGGAGCCCGCCTGAAGGCCGTCGCCAGCGGCCTCGGCAACGAGGACGAGAACAGCAGCCGCAGTCGGCTCACCCCGCCCGTACCCCTGGCCCTGGCCCGCCGGATCGCCGCCGACGTCCTCGGCGAGAGCGTCTCCCCGACGACCGCGGCGCAGCTCGCCCCGCACCCCCGCGCCGCCCTGCGCCGCAGGATCAACCGCGCCCTGACCTGGTCCGTCCTGCTCGCGGCGCCCTTCGTCGGCCTCGGCCTGTGGCTCACGCCGGTACTCGTGCACACCGGCTGGATCACCGCGGTCGTCCTCTTCGCGGTCGGCGTGGCCTTCGCCTTCGACGCCTACCGCAACCTCGGCCACGCCGTCCACGGCCCCTACCTGGTCACCCGGGCGGGCACCTTCACCCGCCGTACCGCCGCCGTCCAGCGCGACGGGATCATCGGCTGGTCCATCACCCGCTCGGTCTTCCAGCGCCGGGCCGGCCTGCTCACCCTGGGAGCCGCCACGGCCGTCGGCAACGGCGTCTACAAGGTCCGCGACGTACGGATCTCCGAAGGCCTCGCCTTCGCCGAGGAGACCGTGCCCGGCCTGCTCGCCCCGTTCATCGAACGGGTGCCCGCGGGCCGCTGA
- a CDS encoding thioesterase II family protein: MIDKQNADGWIRRYHAADESPIRLVCLPHAGGSASFYFPMSQALAPAVDVLSVQYPGRQDRRHEPGITDIGVYADALTSALLPWADRPLALFGHSMGAVLAFEVTRRLERDHGITPVRVFASGRRSPSSFRQETVHLRDDDGIVAEMRELSGTEAAILGNEEILRMVLPAIRSDYTAIENYRATPQDTVNTPITVLTGESDPRTSREEAESWEGHTLGGFDIHRFPGGHFFLAQHQAQILKIVSEELAAATRKG, encoded by the coding sequence TTGATCGACAAGCAGAATGCCGACGGCTGGATCCGCCGCTATCACGCCGCGGACGAAAGCCCGATCCGACTGGTCTGCCTGCCGCACGCCGGCGGATCTGCCTCCTTCTATTTCCCCATGTCCCAGGCGCTGGCCCCGGCGGTGGACGTCCTCTCCGTCCAGTACCCCGGACGCCAGGACCGCCGGCACGAGCCGGGGATCACCGACATCGGCGTCTACGCCGACGCGCTGACCAGCGCACTCCTGCCCTGGGCGGACCGGCCGCTGGCTCTTTTCGGCCACAGCATGGGCGCCGTCCTCGCCTTCGAGGTGACGCGCAGGCTGGAACGCGACCACGGCATCACCCCCGTCCGGGTCTTCGCCTCCGGCCGCCGTTCGCCGTCGAGTTTCCGCCAGGAAACCGTGCATCTGCGCGATGACGACGGCATCGTGGCCGAAATGCGCGAGCTCAGCGGAACCGAGGCCGCGATTCTCGGCAACGAAGAGATCCTGCGTATGGTGCTCCCCGCCATTCGGAGCGACTACACGGCGATCGAGAACTACCGCGCCACGCCTCAGGACACGGTGAACACCCCGATCACCGTACTGACCGGCGAGTCCGACCCCCGCACCAGCCGGGAAGAAGCGGAATCCTGGGAAGGGCACACCCTCGGTGGATTCGACATCCACCGTTTCCCCGGCGGCCATTTCTTCCTGGCCCAGCATCAGGCGCAGATCTTGAAGATCGTTTCTGAGGAGCTCGCAGCGGCCACCCGGAAGGGCTGA
- a CDS encoding response regulator transcription factor, which yields MSERAPIGVLLADDHPVVREGLSAMLELDEGIRVVGQAGSGEEAVLQAARLKPDIVLLDLRMGAMDGVAATGHILRESPRSRVVIVTTYEDDADILRAVEAGAAGYLLKGSSREELVQAVKAAARGETVLTPSLAPKLFRARVVEAPVLSERECEVLQLVRQGMTNADIGRRLFISEATVKTHLLRSFKKLSVSDRTAAVMTALERGLLS from the coding sequence ATGAGTGAGCGCGCACCGATCGGGGTGCTGCTCGCGGACGACCACCCGGTGGTCCGGGAGGGCCTGAGCGCCATGCTGGAGCTGGACGAGGGCATCCGGGTGGTGGGGCAGGCCGGTTCCGGTGAGGAGGCGGTGTTGCAGGCCGCCCGGCTGAAGCCGGACATCGTCCTGCTCGACCTGCGGATGGGCGCGATGGACGGGGTGGCCGCGACCGGGCACATCCTGCGGGAGTCGCCGCGGAGCAGGGTGGTCATCGTGACCACGTACGAGGACGACGCGGACATCCTGCGCGCGGTGGAGGCCGGCGCGGCGGGCTACTTGCTCAAGGGCAGTTCGCGCGAGGAGCTGGTGCAGGCGGTGAAGGCGGCGGCGCGCGGTGAGACGGTGCTGACGCCGTCGCTGGCGCCGAAGCTGTTCCGGGCCCGGGTGGTGGAGGCGCCGGTGCTGTCCGAGCGGGAGTGCGAGGTGCTGCAGCTGGTCAGACAGGGCATGACCAACGCGGACATCGGGCGCCGGCTGTTCATCAGCGAGGCGACGGTCAAGACGCACCTGCTGCGGTCGTTCAAGAAGCTGTCGGTGTCGGACCGGACGGCTGCGGTGATGACGGCCCTGGAGCGGGGCCTGCTGTCCTGA
- a CDS encoding LuxR family transcriptional regulator, with product MARLVEREKQWETLNDLLGSARRGRGRVAVISGPIAAGKTTLLERFTEQAISDGALVLEAAGSRAERYLPFGILRRILDSAAPLEPEVHAEATALLDSLGTPTTDTHEPATGAIAGGVEAGMRILPYVCAALLRIARERTVVIAVDDVHHGDELSRAFLLCLARRVRQAGVLIVLTEAVRLLPAQLAFHAELQRQPNCTSIRLPLLSADGTGRVLAGHFSTAAAQRVCADCQETTGGNPLLIKALLEDGLAALGDSEPFQPLAPAENFERAVLDCLHRGDPEMLAVARGIAVLGDACPTALLSTITDVHVKTAELAVQDLDRCGILRGGAFREAATRAAVLAATPTGALSVLHQRAARLLHQEGAAALDVARHLLAARKQVGEWAIPVLQEAAEYALVEDDPELALRCGELAVDSCPEGPRRTALKSRLVSIVWRSSPVAAEGHLRQLSREFCAGRLSDRDLLHAVTCLAWMGEARQAGEAVRRLQTAAQEALDAGQPFVYEPGTLAAAQSWLSLVSPPVREVFATAGPSHTSHTSRPGDPRTPAGTAAAGATAYDMPDEAHIPAVEAMRTALRGGQGEAAVAEATRVLQRYHLSDRTLTPLVIAALTLVYAGRLDLALIWTDRLLGECSARNAPTWQAALGVVRAEVALRQGDLPGAAAQARQAMSLISVQCWGVGIALPLAILIDAETRMGNLDEAMGLLEQPVPEMMLETQIGLHYLRARGRCHLATGRYHAALRDFLTCGELMQAWGMDAVELAPWRLDAAEAWLAIGNMARAREYVEQQKQREAGPAGSRPRGALLYALARTSGDLTYRLGRLTEAVEALEQGEDRLQLASALGELGSGYRAAGDFNRARMLVRKAWHVAKSCGAQPLCQEFTPGQGDGEAVAAPAGREAEPAREAESLSESLSEAEARVALLAARGHTNREIATKLYVTVSTVEQHLTRIYRKLRVKRRRDLPARLWDLSLPGIA from the coding sequence GTGGCAAGGCTCGTCGAGCGCGAGAAGCAGTGGGAGACGCTGAACGACCTGCTCGGCAGCGCCCGGCGGGGCCGCGGACGCGTCGCCGTCATCAGCGGGCCCATCGCCGCAGGCAAGACGACCCTGCTGGAACGCTTCACGGAACAGGCCATCTCGGACGGCGCGCTGGTCCTGGAGGCCGCCGGCTCCCGCGCGGAGCGCTACCTCCCCTTCGGCATCCTGCGCCGCATCCTCGACAGCGCCGCGCCCCTGGAACCCGAGGTCCACGCCGAGGCCACCGCGCTCCTCGACAGCCTGGGCACCCCGACGACGGACACCCACGAGCCGGCCACCGGCGCGATCGCCGGCGGCGTCGAGGCCGGGATGCGGATCCTGCCGTACGTCTGCGCCGCACTCCTGCGGATCGCCCGCGAACGCACCGTCGTCATCGCCGTCGACGACGTCCACCACGGCGACGAACTCTCCCGCGCCTTCCTGCTGTGCCTCGCCCGACGGGTCCGCCAGGCCGGCGTGCTCATCGTCCTCACCGAGGCCGTACGGCTGCTGCCCGCCCAGCTCGCCTTCCACGCCGAACTGCAGCGCCAGCCCAACTGCACCAGCATCCGGCTGCCACTGCTCAGCGCGGACGGAACCGGACGCGTGCTGGCCGGCCACTTCTCCACCGCCGCCGCCCAGCGGGTCTGTGCCGACTGCCAGGAGACCACCGGCGGAAACCCGCTGCTGATCAAGGCGTTGCTGGAGGACGGCCTCGCCGCCCTGGGCGACAGCGAGCCGTTCCAGCCGCTCGCCCCGGCCGAGAACTTCGAACGCGCCGTACTGGACTGCCTCCACCGGGGCGACCCCGAGATGCTGGCCGTCGCCCGCGGCATCGCCGTCCTCGGCGACGCCTGCCCGACCGCCCTGCTCAGCACGATCACCGACGTCCACGTCAAGACCGCCGAACTGGCCGTCCAGGACCTGGACCGCTGCGGAATCCTGCGCGGCGGCGCCTTCCGCGAGGCCGCGACCCGCGCCGCGGTGCTGGCCGCGACCCCGACCGGCGCGCTGTCCGTGCTCCACCAGCGGGCCGCGCGACTGCTCCACCAGGAAGGAGCGGCCGCCCTCGACGTCGCCCGCCACCTCCTCGCCGCCCGCAAGCAGGTGGGGGAGTGGGCGATACCCGTCCTGCAGGAGGCAGCCGAGTACGCCCTCGTCGAGGACGACCCCGAACTCGCCCTGCGCTGCGGCGAACTGGCCGTGGACTCCTGCCCCGAGGGCCCGCGCCGCACCGCGCTGAAATCCCGCCTGGTCAGCATCGTCTGGCGCAGCAGCCCCGTCGCCGCCGAAGGCCACCTGCGCCAGCTCTCCCGGGAGTTCTGCGCCGGCCGGCTCAGCGACCGCGACCTCCTCCACGCCGTCACCTGTCTGGCCTGGATGGGCGAGGCCCGCCAGGCCGGCGAAGCCGTCCGCCGCCTGCAGACCGCCGCCCAGGAGGCACTGGACGCCGGGCAGCCCTTCGTGTACGAACCCGGCACCCTCGCCGCCGCGCAGAGCTGGCTCTCGCTCGTCAGCCCCCCGGTCCGCGAGGTGTTCGCGACCGCCGGGCCCTCGCACACCTCGCACACCTCGCGGCCCGGTGACCCGCGCACGCCCGCCGGCACCGCGGCGGCGGGCGCCACCGCCTACGACATGCCCGACGAGGCCCACATCCCCGCCGTCGAGGCCATGCGGACGGCGCTGCGCGGCGGCCAGGGCGAAGCGGCCGTCGCCGAGGCCACCCGGGTGCTCCAGCGCTACCACCTCAGCGACCGCACCCTCACCCCCCTCGTCATCGCCGCCCTCACCCTCGTCTACGCCGGCCGCCTCGACCTCGCGCTCATCTGGACCGACCGGCTGCTCGGCGAATGCTCCGCCCGCAACGCGCCGACCTGGCAGGCGGCGCTCGGCGTGGTCCGTGCCGAGGTCGCCCTGCGCCAGGGCGACCTGCCGGGCGCGGCCGCCCAGGCCCGCCAGGCCATGTCCCTGATATCCGTGCAGTGCTGGGGCGTCGGCATCGCGCTGCCGCTGGCCATCCTCATCGACGCCGAGACCCGGATGGGCAACCTCGACGAGGCGATGGGCCTGCTCGAACAGCCCGTGCCCGAGATGATGCTGGAGACCCAGATCGGGCTGCACTACCTGCGGGCCCGCGGCCGCTGCCACCTCGCCACCGGCCGCTACCACGCCGCCCTGCGCGACTTCCTCACCTGCGGCGAACTGATGCAGGCCTGGGGCATGGACGCCGTGGAACTGGCGCCCTGGCGACTGGACGCCGCCGAGGCGTGGCTGGCCATCGGCAACATGGCGCGGGCCCGCGAGTACGTGGAGCAGCAGAAGCAGCGCGAAGCGGGCCCGGCCGGCAGCCGGCCGCGCGGCGCCCTGCTGTACGCGCTCGCCCGCACCAGCGGCGACCTCACCTACCGCCTGGGGCGCCTCACCGAGGCCGTGGAGGCCCTGGAACAGGGCGAGGACCGGCTCCAGCTGGCCAGCGCGCTGGGGGAGCTGGGCAGCGGCTACCGCGCGGCCGGGGACTTCAACCGGGCCCGGATGCTCGTACGCAAGGCCTGGCACGTCGCCAAGTCCTGCGGGGCGCAGCCGCTGTGCCAGGAGTTCACCCCCGGGCAGGGCGACGGCGAGGCCGTCGCCGCGCCGGCCGGGCGCGAGGCCGAACCGGCCCGGGAGGCCGAGTCGCTGTCCGAGTCGCTCTCCGAGGCCGAGGCACGCGTGGCGCTGCTCGCGGCGCGCGGCCACACCAACCGGGAGATCGCCACCAAGCTGTACGTGACCGTCTCGACGGTCGAGCAGCACCTGACCCGGATCTACCGCAAGCTGAGGGTCAAGCGGCGCCGGGACCTGCCGGCCCGGCTGTGGGACCTGAGCCTGCCCGGCATCGCCTGA